The Scatophagus argus isolate fScaArg1 chromosome 12, fScaArg1.pri, whole genome shotgun sequence genome includes the window ATTCATGTTTAATTTAGGTAAAACAGAAATGGAGCAAAGCAACCATGGctaaaatactgaataaaaaatgagaatgtgtgtcatgtggagttttttttttttttttccaggattaatttatttgttgtgtattCTACATGAATactctaaaataacaaaaacaaccatGTTAAAATTAAGTCTTACTGACAAAAAGCACAGGAGCTCAAATGTACTCTGTGTTAACAGCTATGTGTATTTATCTCTCAACAGAATAAGGAAAATTATGAACCAAGAGGTTTCCAGAGGATGGTaagatgaaatatttatatgaaGACTCAATTTGCCCTCTGCTTTCAGGCAACATGTGATTACCAATGTTTGGAATCAGAATTGCCAGTATTGACTGGTATGAAATATTGTGAACTACTATTGCTTAAACAAAAACGTATTGATGCATTCCTgattctttgtgtttgctgctgaaTCAGTTCACGACCCCTAGCACGGTGGCAGGCCCGCAACGTGTTCAGGTGAAGCCACGggcagagatggacagaaatgCCATCACAGGTAACTTTATCCTCCTAACGCACAGACAAGAGTTAGACATCTCAGGAAATGTGCCTGTATTGATtgtaaaaacttttttttttttcaggcccAGGGAGGGAGTGTGTTAACTCCTCCAGTTCAGTCTCAAAGTAAGTATATTCCAATATTCCTCAGGTTGTATATTtcatcagttctttttttttttttcattcattcatttcaatgacTCCCTCAGGAAAGTCTCCATCGACGACTTTGACATCGGTCGACCACTGGGGAAGGGCAAATTTGGCAATGTCTACCTTGCTAGGGTGAAAAAGCTGCAAGCCATTGTAGCGCTGAAGGTGTTGTTCAAATCACAGATGGAAAAGGAGGGTGTGGAACATCAACTCAGGAGGGAGATTGAGATACAGGCACATCTCAAGTGAGTATACTGAAAAATTTTATATATCCTCATCCACATATTCAGGCCTTTTATCAAAGAAGCGTGACGAGTAATGTGTACTAATGGGTTTAATTCCCTGTAAAATGGCTCTCAGACTGCAACGAAGCTAAACTGAAAGGATGTACCATTTGCTTTTATCTACTGacaattaaaagaaatattccCAAGTTTGACATGCGTTGAACTGAAAGACAGTAATGCATTTTAGTTTGTCCTTTTCGTACATAGTGTGATTATATAAGAACACCACTTGCGCTAAAATGTAGGaagatcatttttattcttcctACAAACATATTATGGTTATCTGgtaaaacaatcaaaatgttttggacAATCCATGAATTATCATAAACATTCACTAAAATATATCGCAAAGCTAAAATAACTACAAACATCTGGTGGGAGTGCATGAGTTCAGTAAGCTGAAATGTGCCATTTGTGCCAGCTTCTGATTGACTGCAGTGATGTGTCTTTAGTTGAAGATACTCAGTTagtcatgttttcatcagtgtctcttttatttttagtgtaTATTCTTATAGTTTTTTGAATGCTGACCAGCATTATAATagtggtgcattttttttccacaacgttttctatgtttttgtatttaatttttgcttttcttcctcctgcCAGATGGAAATTAGTCAACTGGCTCAAATAAAAATTTTGATCTTGTGTTTTGAGCGAATTTCTTTTAGCTGGGTTTTAGAAACACTCTTGTTGTGCTTAAAATacacatctcttttttttcctcaggcaCCCCAACATTTTGCGCTTCTACAATTATTTTCACGACCGAAAGAGGGTGTTCTTGGTGCTGGAGTACGCTCCCCGTGGTGAAATGTACAAGGAGCTACAGAGATGCGGAAGGTTTGATGACCAGCGTACTGCCACAGTAAGACTTGTCCCCTTTAAAAAGGAAGAGCTTGTTATTTGTGCTATTAATGTTATCATCAGTGAACCTGGTTTGTCAATTGTTAAGAGAGTAATTTGCGAATCCTCATTTTATCCTGCGTTTGAGGGAGAGTTTTGTCTCTGGCCTTCATTCCATGTACAATCTTGTTCGATCATCTTGTACACATTGGTCAAATGTTGTTGTGATCCAATGCCACCCTCTTTATATTTCCAGTACATGGAGGAAATATCCGATGCGCTGATGTATTGCCACGAGAAGAAAGTAATTCATCGTGACATCAAGCCAGAGAATCTGCTTCTCGGATATCGTGGAGAGCTGAAAATTGCAGATTTTGGTTGGTCTGTTCATGCACCTTCTCTCAGGTGAGGAACCACTATTCCATTAAGGTTTCATAACATCAGTGTGctattgtgttgtgttgtgtcgGGAACAGCTTGATGCCGCTTTATCATACCACGATTCTGCTTGTTGCTGCCCTTCTGCTTTTCTTGCATATCCATGCAGGCGTCGTACAATGTGCGGGACTTTGGACTACCTCCCTCCAGAGATGATTGAGGGCCACACTCACAGTGAGAAGGTGGACCTGTGGTGCATTGGGGTCCTCTGCTATGAATGCTTGTTTGGCAACCCACCTTTTGAAACTGCCAGCCATTCGGAAACCTACAAAAGAATTATGAAGGTTGGTGTTGGGTTAATATGCCTTCCAAAATTTACCCTGCATGGTCAGTTGTAAACATCAGTAGCAGTATGCAAAAGAAATTCACGGTTTTGGCCTACCGTGCAGGTGGCTTATGGCTACATTTCATGTACGTTCACTTTGACTTTCTTATCTGAGCAAGCTGGTTtagataaaataagatgaactttattgatcccacagtggggaaatttacttgtagtggcagctcacaagaacaaaaagtgtgcaaaaacagttgcAAAAAATATcgaggtaataaattaacaaatgatTAAACTGTTTACAGCTTGCCTCATTACATATGCATGCTGGTGTTTCTTGCGAGATGTGTGTGGTGTTGCCTTGATCTCAGATTTTAATTAGAATACATGGTTATCCACGGTTAGAAATTATGGCAGAAacttaaaaaagagagagaaaaatttTTGTgaaccaaaaaaatgttttgctgttctGAGATTCGGAAGAAGGTCAAACATTTGCTCTTACTATATATTTtaaacaagacattttctttgttttaatccATCCAAAGGTATTAAAGTGGTTGCACATCCCAGTGAACACATGTAACCGTTTCTACTGCACCAGTCATTCTTCAGCTCTTCTGAAGAAGTGTTATCTTGCTGTTTGCAGGTGGATCTGAAGTTCCCCAAAGTCGTGTCAGATGGTGCACGAGACCTGATCTCCAAGCTGCTCCGCCACAACCCCACCGACCGTCTCTCGCTGCAGAGTGTCATTGATCACCCGTGGGTGCGCTCCAACTCCCGCCGAGTCCTGCCCCCCATCTGCCCAGCCAAGAAATCCTGAGCCCACCCGGCCTGTCGGCTTACCTCACACTGAGGGGTGTTTTTATCTGTCCTTCACAACGGACTCTGGGCCAGCATGTTTGTTTCACTGCCGTGGGCTTCAGACTGCCATTATTCTGGCATATTTTACGGTGGATCTAAATGCATAcccatttcttttttatattgtacagtgtgatgtcATTATCTATGTTTGGTATGTTGCTTAGAggtattttgtgcttttattgtcatttcttttctgaatcatttttaaaatgggCACAACTATACTTTCTATTCCTGTATCTGATGGTGTTGACACCGAATTGCTACTGTTAGACTGAGTATACGTTCATATAGTTTAAGGTGAGATGTTTGAGGGTTGGAGTGGAATACAAGTTttacaagttttattttcactcaagATATACTTTAAATTTCGAATAAATATTATGAAATGATGTATTGACATGGAATGAATGAGTAATTATGTAAAGGTTGTGCCTCCATGCAAACCTGAACAACATGTCATAAGGTTGTAACCTACAAGTGCATCCAATGCCAGTTTATTATGTACACCAAGTTTAAACTATTGTCTATGGCGCAGCATTAATGATGAGCGGTATGtaacaaaagaaacagtgaaCTGCGAATATATTCaatattagatagatagatagatgactttattcatccccaaggggaaattaggttgtcatagcagtccggtatacttgaatacagtaaaacacacaatgacactaAATACTGGGtataaaagtagaataaaatacactaaagggcacttgtgtgaaaataaataatagttaAACAGTATCAGAATATTTTTCAGAGCGCAAAAGGTAATGAATACATTTAAGTCTCAAGGATCCACAGCAATGAAATCAATTGAATTTATTGCGTTTCAAGTCATAGCTCTCACATTTACAAAGCGACATGATCAACTTATGTTCCAACGGTAGCGTGGCCGAGCGGTCTAAGGCGCTGGATTAAGGCTCCAGTCTCTTCGGGggcgtgggttcgaatcccaccgCTGCcaagttggttttttttgcGTCTGCCCGAGATTTTAGTCAGTATTGTAAAATGTTATAAGATTCTCGAGCTAACGTCCTGTAACCATATTTGTCGTTGTTTGTAACCGAAAGCACTCGGTAATCAATATGGTGGTAGGTTGGATAAACTTTAAAGTCTAAAACAATGTTAACAATGTTAGGAACAAATATTAATTCCGTTTGGGGTGCCATCGATGATTTTTGACGGTAGTATTTCTTAAGTTTATCGAAAACAAATGACATTGAATAACACGACGAATTGTAGATGTTTCACGTCACACTGAAGCCTCCAGAGGTCGCTCAATGAACATAACGTTATCAGCTAACTGACAAATCCCAGTCATGCATTCTCTCATCGAGGATGTACAAAGTCTTATCATAATTTAACGTTTTCTGAGAAACTGTTAAACTTAATGAAAATTAGGTTTAGCTAGGTGTATCTAAAATAGTTCCTGATATAGTGGCAACTATACTGACTACATTATAGCTAACGCTACTAGTAAGTATTTATCAGCAGGAAATAATCAAAAGGGCATTCTTTTGCTTCTGCATATGCATTTAACAATGTTTAGGGATCAAGGAAATGCGATCTTAATAATTGCCTCCATACACAGCATGTTGTGCGCTGTATGTGTTATCTTGCTATACCTAATAGACATTTCATAGGTTACTAAACCTTTACTTTGGTAGGAAGCCCTCGCTTCCAAAGCTCTTCCGGCTCAGTTGACTAGTTTTTCCGGTTCAAACCTGCTTCGAACTTCATACACCATAACAGAAGCCTGGTGCGTTCAAGTTGGATATATTACCTGATGTAGTGTCAGTATTAGCTATTTTAATTAATCGAGTTGAAGCTAAGGCGTTCAGACATGGCTGGTTTACCACCCGGAGACCCACAGCTGGTCTCAATGATCGTCAGTCATTTGAAGACTCAGGGTCTGTTCGACCAGTTCAGGAGGGACTGCCTCGCAGATGTTGACACAAAGGTAAGtccaaaacacattcattatcTGGAATATTCGATTATTTAGGCACTTTTAGCACGTCTTGTATTGCTAACTGATAGTGTGACATTTACGGGTGAGTCTGTTTTTAGGGAGCGTTCAAAGCAGCCGTCTGGGCTACCAAAGCTACATCCCATAACGTTAACGTAGTGGCTTTAGAAAATGTCCATTATAGAGAGAAGGTTGTGATTCGCGTCATTGAGTGTGCGAGTCCGTTTCCCCTGCCTTTGTGTCAGCCAATGACTTTTGAGcaattaatataaaatgtaatttggagACTTGGTAGGGGTGGACAGATGATTTTAGCCCTCTGCTCAAGATGTCATGTTTCTTCGCACTGTTGGATGTGTGATGCATGTGCAGACTCAGACTCCATAAAAACGTGTGAAtcttctctgtgctcactgatAATCTGATTTTAAGGGGAGGCTGTATGAGCTAAAAAGGAAGTTTTGCAGAAACACTAGCTGATTGGtcatttgattaatttgatATGATGTTATGACATTTATCAGTTAAAGCTCAACaattataaataatatttttctcttgCAGCCGGCTTACTTGAACCTTAAACAAAGAGTGGACAACTTTGTCTCTAACCACCTGTCTAACCACACATGGAGCCCTCATTTGAACAAGAACCAGCTGAGAAACAACATCAGACAACTTGTGCTCCAGTAAGCGACAACGGAACAATGTCTTCTTTCAACCTTCTCAGAAAGTGTTCTGTGGAGAACTTTTGAGCTAAATCAAACTGTTCCTTTTAGGTCTGGGATGTTGGAGCAGGGAGTAGACAGGATTGTGGCCCAGGTGGTGGATCCTAAGATCAACCATATCTTCAGGCCTCAGGTGGAGAGGGTGGTTCGTGAATTTCTGTCACCTGGCAGCTACTCGGAGGAGCCGCCAGCCCCACCGCCTTCAGTGGAGCCCAAACCAGACAGCAGCGTTCCCGAGCAAGGTGCACCACATTTCATCCCTCTGTTAACCGCCACGTCTGGTGGTGTGATGTTTATGATAACATCGCTGATGGCGAAGAATTCAACCCCTCTTTGGTCCATTCGCAGGgatgatactttttttttttttaatttttgttaatTCCTTGCAAGTTGAAGGAATAGTTCTGAGCTTTGCTTACttcctttctcatctctcatgAGATGAAGCATAGTTTCCAAAATGGTGAACTGCTGTTTTAAAGATGTAAAGCTTTGCAGGGCAAGTGCcactcctctcttctgtttaaCATTCATTCTCTCTCATATGTTTTCATTatgatgtatgtaatgtatCATCTGGTTACCACCTCTGAGAGTACAGTGAGGATTCATAATTACACACTGCTGAAGTTAGATTGAAAATGTATCTGTAAGTTTGGTGTCTTAATTAAATTAAGTAGTGTCAAAAACCTTTTTCTTATTAGAGACACGATAACAAGAAACATTCGTAGACTTTTAACAACACAGCCAGCTTATTAGAACAACACAGATGAAACAACCAGTCATCTAATGACAAAATAATGGCTCACACTGACTCTGCATTTTTACAGCCCTGTCATCTGCTCCAGCGACCACTTCAGCCAGTGACGCCATGTCCATCCTGGACACCATAACCTCTCTCAACCAGGAGGCCAGCGTGAGGGCCAGCACAGGCACAGATAAAGGACGTAAAGGCCAAGCTTTAGATGAGTCcatgcagctggaggaggagggcgagCAGTGCTTGAGCGTTGTTGAGGAAGGAGACGGCCACCATGACGGGAAGACGCCAGAAGAGGCAGAAGAGCTGGCAGCAGAGGTCCAGGTGTTGGATGTGAAATCAGAGGACGCTCAGGAGCAGATGGATGTGGAGAAAGAGGGTTTAATCGAGGAGATGaagatggaagaggaggagtcgGGAGCTCAGGAGCtgatggaagaggagaaagacgTAGCTGCCTGCAAAACTACAGGAAAACTCACAGAGGAGAAGCAAGATGATGATGTGCTGAAGTCTCCAAGTCAGGCCAAGCAGAAAGCCAGAGAGAGGATTAAGGAAGGTGAGCTGTTGcaccttctgtttgtgtttctataaTTAAGGAATTTATTTGGACTTTTTTATAGGAGACATGGATATAAATATCACACATAAAGGATTTGTTGAGCAGTAGTAAAGTGATGGAAAATTAATCGTTGCAGTTACCTATGAatcaaaaatgatgaaaattctCTGGATCGAGCTTGAAGAATGTGagaatttcctgcttttctctgttgtatgTCTTTGTAAATGTACCGTAAGATCTTTCTGGTTTTGGAGCATTACAAAATAAGCTATTTGAAGGACTCATCTTGGGCTCCTCAGAGCCTGGGAAGTTGTGGTGGGTGTTTTTCGGGATTACCAGGCtcataaatgtttgaaaacaaCAACGATGACTTTCATGTGTTTAAAGTGgtaattttaaatgaataaagtgaATTAATGAACATAATGATGTGTCTTTGCCCTGCAGAATACTTTTTGGAGGACTCAGACCTGGAGGGCCTGAGTGACATCACAGTGAGCTCCGTCCACACCAGCGACCTGTCGTCATTCGAGGAGGAAAGTGAAGACGAGGAGCAGCCGTCCGATTCTTCCGAAGAGGGGGAGCTACCGCCAGACGGTCTCGACTTTTTAATCCTGCCTGTCAAACCAATTTTGAAGATTGCTGTGTCATAACGTCTTAAATGTGGTCCCCACTACTGCGCTTTAAGTCTCTGTGTcggattttaatgttttctgtgtgtgtgtgttttctctctcaccaGCTCAaggtgagagagcagagaagaaacAGGGCAGCGGAGATGCAGGAGAAGAAGATCGTAAACCTCGCCGCAAGGCCTACGTTCACAAGCCCTTTCTCTACTCCCGCTACTACAGCGACTCTGATGACGAAATCACTGTGGAGGAGCGTCGGAGATCTGCGGTGAGTTGTGTTAACATTTACGTTAAAGGCGCTGCATGAGCAGGGAGCTTTTGCTCTTAAACAGTTTGTCGCAGACTTTCAAACCAAACAGATTTGTATCGTCCTTATTAAGTAATTAGTAATTATCGGTCATTGCTGTCTCTCTCCGCCCTCAACTATGTTCTCCCAGGcaaaggacaaagaggaaagGCTGCTCAAGAGACAACAGAACAGAGAGCGAATGGAAGAGAAGCGCAAACAGAAAGCAGTGCAGGCGGAGGAACACGGTATTTCTGTCTGGACCATAaataactctctctctctctggtcctTTGAGAACATCACAGTGGTTTCAAACCTGCTGATATTTTGGGTAATAGCTGGAGTTTTCTCAAGAAACTCAGGATGCTTCAGCAAAGTGTATGTCAGGGCTTCAACATAGTATGGAAATTGAGTTTTAGTCATTTCCAGCTCTGAATaaatttggaaaaaagaaaagagagtgtggtgaaatgtttgtgtttccagacTATCTCAcctaaaatttaaatttctaaaaactataaataaataaattgatcaTACAAGCAGAGTGTTGGCATTTCGGtcagacagtgaaaatgtttactgctgtgtgagagagtgagggcCAGAGCGAGCAAGACAAGACgatgtgtgaaatattttttttgtttcgtgAACTGACTGGGATTTTGGACGCCATGCTCTCAGCAAATATCAGCATCGGCCAATGAAAACCATATCGCTCGACTGCCAGTCACTCCAACGTGAGACAGCTTACAGTACCTAGCAGGAATCTTGTGGCAGTTGTTTGTGAATGTCATTCCATACATAGTCAGAATGTAACATGCATGTTAACAGATTTTAGAACCATTTATTCACGTAACGATCGTTTATCTTTTTGTACTAAGATGCCAAATGTGGAAAAGTCTGCCGACAAGTCAAGAGTGTGGAAAAGTATAGacttttaaaatggaaaatgcatAGGAACCCTGATTCATGTTTCTTACTTTAgtcacttgtttttattttaattgaattcTTTAGAAAAACCTGCAGATTGCGGTGTGAGTGATTCCTCATCTGCTTGTCCTCACTCCTCCCATCTTAAAACTCTAATGTGTCCTCAAAACAGCTCTGTCCTGTCATTTACCAGGTTTTAGTTCCTACACAgatcacaaaaaacaaaggagtGGGGACGCTGCAGGCCAGGAGGGCCCCAAAGCCAAAGAGGCCCGCAAAGAAAGGAAAgttctggagaaaaaaatggctctcaacaggaagaggaagctaGACTCAAGGTAGACAGTcgcacagctgctgctgaacaaaacaaccaaatgtTTACATAAACGCTCAGTTTCCACTTTATTATCAACCCCTCTTTAAAACATCTCCTGGCAAGCAGAATTTCTTGCAAGACTGTTGCATTAGACTGAATTATTTTAGCTACACTCACCTGATAAACTGGAAACTGAGTGCACTTGCAttgcacactcacactgaaatcATCTCACCCCTCAGGAAAGAGGGAGATGTTTcaagcagaaagaaaggagatGCAGAGGGAACCAAGAAAGCGGTATGTGACACCACTTCATCATAGGCCACACGTTGGACCTTGTGTTAGTGAGTTGTAAcgtgcatttttgtgttttattgttttaaatttaggAAGTGAAATCCGCGGCCTCAAAGACCCCACTACCGAAACTGATAAGAAATCTGTCCGAACCGGCATCGTCCGACGAGAGGCACAGGAGGACGAGCGGCAGCGTCTCCGAAGATTCCTGTGAATCCAAAAAGCTGTCTGACAAAAACCGGACACACTCATTCATCTTGGACTTGGAACAAGGTTCCCAAGAGGCACTCAAACATCGATCAGCTGGGAAGATTGATAAGTTATCCCGGAAAGAATTTCACTCTAAAGACCGCAAAGAGAAAGAGCGCAGCTCGTCAGATGAACGTGCCAAGctcaaacaaaagcaggagaaaaaatCCGAACATCAGGGAGACGAAGCTCAGCAGAAGGAAGTTACTGCTCTTAAAGTGTCTTCTGAAGAGAAAAGTGAGAAGAAGCCAAagattaaaagtgaaaagaaaattccAGCAACTGCAAGAGAAGGAAAGTCGTCTGTGTCGGAGGGTGTTGCAGACGAGGGTCCTAAAGATGCTACTGTGAAGAAGACGAAAGCTCCTACTGTGGAGGCTGTCAAAGCAGAGAAGGACAAGGAAAAGGACAAAAttaaggaaaaggagaaagataaggataagagcaaagaaaaggaaaaggtcaAAGGAGAGAAAACTTTGGCTAAAAGTGATTTCAAGCAGCTCTTCCGTCCCGATTCTGCTGGGTCTTCTGAGGATCGGTCTGACATGGAGACCGGGTCCGACAGCAGCAAGAAGAAGGACAAACACTCCAAAGACATTCTGAAAAGGTCAAGGAGCCACACTGAGGACAGGCCGGGAGACAAGCCCAAATCTAAAACAGATAGTAAGGACAGCGAGAAAGAAAAGACTATAGCAGAAGAAGGCCCGAAATCAAACAAGTCCAGCTCCGAAACTGATCCAAAAAGGGTCAAGCCAGCAGAAAAAGGACGAATCGTGGGAAAGTCTAAATCAAAAcccaaagaggaaacaaagactgTATTGTTATCAAAAACTGATAATAAAATTCAGAGTTCAGAGGTCAAAAGTGCAGGAGGTGCAGCCGTCGGCAAACCTGAGAcaacaaaggagaagaaaaaagaaggaaatgtgaAGGAGCGGCAGAAAGAGTCAGAGGAAGATCTCCACGAGAAGTCAGAAATCAAGAGTACGAAGAAAAAGGTAGAGAAGAAGGATAAAGCCCCAGAAAAGAGAGATGACAGCcaagaagagaagaaagcatCCAGAGAAGGCAAACAGGAAAGGTCTGATAAATCTTCAAAGTCTTCCTCAGTGAGTCTCGACGCGGAGGAGCAGCCGAACAAACTCCTTCTTCTCCAAGTCATGAGCACCGACTCTGATCCCGTCGCCACCACCGTCACCGCCTCCTTCTCAGACGACACCTGCGACGCTTTAAGCGACATCACCCCCGAGCCGCCCGAGTGTGAAACGGAGTCGCGGCTCAGCGAGATGCCAGCTGTGCCGGTCGAGGCCGACGCTCTGCTGACTCTCATGGACGTCTGTGCTTCGGCAGAGGCGAGAATTGAGCCTGAGAGCAGCGCAGAGGACGTGACAGCCGAGATGACTCTGCAGGATGCTGATATGAAGATGAAAGAAGCAGCTCTGACTCTGCTCTCAATGGACCCTGACAGTACGGTGTCCTCCAGCTTACTTTGCCAGGACatcagggaggaagaggaggtcagTCAGACTGCGCCACAGCCGATGCAAACCGCAGCAGCCGAACAGGAAGAACAGCATCTTCCTATGGATgtgcaaacagctgctgaaacTGAGTCCACGGCCACTGAGCCGTCACCAGGTGTATCTCAAGAAAGTGCTGGGCCTGTTGCCAAAAAACCAGACTTTCCAGGTAAATGATAAACAGTGATGGCAAAAGATGTGTTTTTCACAACCTAAACATGTCCGAATGTTTCtctaaatataaacatgtatCTCTCTAATAGATGCGTTTGAAAACTCAGACAAAGAAATGGACATGGCGAGGgatgaaatgtctgtttgtcttgCACCACAGGTAAAGAATACACATTTGTAAAATTAAATTGCCTTTGTCCTGTTAAACCATAAAAGATATCATTCATTTGGTTTGTATTTAGCCTGTTTCACTACTTCCTTTAAGCTTTGTTTGGATCAAATGCctattttaaacaaatggaaAGTTGAGCATTCGTGGTGTTCTCTGTGAcgttctgctgctgtgtgtaatCGTTCTGTCGTCCACACAGGAGGATGACAAAACCTCGAATGAATGTCAGCCTCCTCTGAATGAAGATGAAGCCAAAAGTGCAGAAACTGCACCTGAAACACAGTCAGATGAAGAAATGGCACCACCATCAGCTGACAAAGAAGGTgggaagcttttttttttttttaaatctcttgtTGTGGCTGAAATTCATCTTATTTCTTGGCTTTTGATCTGTGATAGCTCGTGATTTTCAATGTGAATTTGAGTTTGATTTCTGCAATATCTCAGCTGCTGAGGCTGCCATGTCTGAAGCAGAAGAGATCAGAGGAGCCTCAGTTGTTTCTGACGCCGCAGAACAGGCCTCAGAAATGAAAGGTGAGCTCATCAACACTTTTGATGAAAAGAACAAGatggtttttctttcttttattaacTTTAGCATTTTTATCGGTGCTTCAGAGCAAACCAAGCCTGACGTCGTGGACACAAAGACAAGCCCCGAGGTGAGGAACTTTTTATGGTTCACTTTCTTTAAAATCTTTCTTTGAGACTAAAGTTCATAGTCATGTCTCTTtaacagcagacagaggaagtgGTAGCTGAGGACAGCCAGACCAAGATGGACGTAGATGATAGTAAGTCTTTTCTGTTACCTCACGTTCACATTGAAACCTTTCTAAATGATTTTTGGTGTCTTATACATATTTTAAGTGAGTCGCTGTAAAATAGGCAGCATTTTTGACGCCCTCTTCTTTTCACTACGaggtgaagcagagaggaagacggtggaggaagaagctgctgcagcagagaagagtGATCCACAGACTGTAAGGGTTTAACCTCAGCCACTTACACTTTGTTCACATGTAAACGACCTCTGACGTTTGCAGTTGATCCGTGTATCTTTCATAATTTGTATTCAGGCGGAAGGTGTCCCGGAGAAGACTGAGGACGTCACAGAAGGCGGAGCTGACAGTCAGTCCAAACTGGTCAAACAAATCAGTGAGTTgcacagctttaaaaaaaaaatctatttttgttgctgtgtgtgtcttcacgAGCTTCCTGCACcttcctgaaactgaaacaggaACTGAAAGGTGATTTTCACGTTGGGTCTTTTCAGTTTGCAGTTAGTGTCAACCCTTTGCTACTTGGTTGTATTTCTCAGGTAACGTTTCCAGCACAGACAGCCAGGAAGATGAGAAAGGGTCCGACCTGTCGGAAAAGGTAACACGTAGTTCATTAGTCTGACATTCGGCTCACAGCTTTTGCATGTGTAAGCTGCAGATCCTGAGGCGGCGCCCTGACTTTTTTTGTCATGTAGGAAGAGAAGACGGAGGGCAGAGGACGACGTAAGCGAAAGCTGTCCGTTCACAAAGCCGCGGCGGTGAAAGAATCTGGTACAGCGGCAAAGATTATCAGAATCTGATTGGTCCAAGactgtgacatttgaaaatgtcattaaatgtgACGTATTTTAACATATTATGCTAATATGTTTATGAACTGATTCCCCTGTTGGAGCTTAAGTTTTGACAGGtggttatttttattaatttggtCAAATAACGTGtttat containing:
- the bod1l1 gene encoding biorientation of chromosomes in cell division protein 1-like 1 isoform X2 — encoded protein: MAGLPPGDPQLVSMIVSHLKTQGLFDQFRRDCLADVDTKPAYLNLKQRVDNFVSNHLSNHTWSPHLNKNQLRNNIRQLVLQSGMLEQGVDRIVAQVVDPKINHIFRPQVERVVREFLSPGSYSEEPPAPPPSVEPKPDSSVPEQALSSAPATTSASDAMSILDTITSLNQEASVRASTGTDKGRKGQALDESMQLEEEGEQCLSVVEEGDGHHDGKTPEEAEELAAEVQVLDVKSEDAQEQMDVEKEGLIEEMKMEEEESGAQELMEEEKDVAACKTTGKLTEEKQDDDVLKSPSQAKQKARERIKEEYFLEDSDLEGLSDITVSSVHTSDLSSFEEESEDEEQPSDSSEEGELPPDAQGERAEKKQGSGDAGEEDRKPRRKAYVHKPFLYSRYYSDSDDEITVEERRRSAAKDKEERLLKRQQNRERMEEKRKQKAVQAEEHGFSSYTDHKKQRSGDAAGQEGPKAKEARKERKVLEKKMALNRKRKLDSRKEGDVSSRKKGDAEGTKKAEVKSAASKTPLPKLIRNLSEPASSDERHRRTSGSVSEDSCESKKLSDKNRTHSFILDLEQGSQEALKHRSAGKIDKLSRKEFHSKDRKEKERSSSDERAKLKQKQEKKSEHQGDEAQQKEVTALKVSSEEKSEKKPKIKSEKKIPATAREGKSSVSEGVADEGPKDATVKKTKAPTVEAVKAEKDKEKDKIKEKEKDKDKSKEKEKVKGEKTLAKSDFKQLFRPDSAGSSEDRSDMETGSDSSKKKDKHSKDILKRSRSHTEDRPGDKPKSKTDSKDSEKEKTIAEEGPKSNKSSSETDPKRVKPAEKGRIVGKSKSKPKEETKTVLLSKTDNKIQSSEVKSAGGAAVGKPETTKEKKKEGNVKERQKESEEDLHEKSEIKSTKKKVEKKDKAPEKRDDSQEEKKASREGKQERSDKSSKSSSVSLDAEEQPNKLLLLQVMSTDSDPVATTVTASFSDDTCDALSDITPEPPECETESRLSEMPAVPVEADALLTLMDVCASAEARIEPESSAEDVTAEMTLQDADMKMKEAALTLLSMDPDSTVSSSLLCQDIREEEEVSQTAPQPMQTAAAEQEEQHLPMDVQTAAETESTATEPSPGVSQESAGPVAKKPDFPDAFENSDKEMDMARDEMSVCLAPQEDDKTSNECQPPLNEDEAKSAETAPETQSDEEMAPPSADKEAAEAAMSEAEEIRGASVVSDAAEQASEMKEQTKPDVVDTKTSPETEEVVAEDSQTKMDVDDSEAERKTVEEEAAAAEKSDPQTAEGVPEKTEDVTEGGADSQSKLVKQISNVSSTDSQEDEKGSDLSEKEEKTEGRGRRKRKLSVHKAAAVKESGDEGTEKESKEQASAEESDQKEVVEVKTPRRGRSSKTDEEAEEPEKPEGTPTRGGRRSAAAAKEATADDQKNDENKDEESADKPAESQERTEGESEPKKTGRRRSQVSLPSPAAEDAEAAGGSKDTTDTRKPAAKRRRSEEVEESVEESQTEEEVKEDNSGQEQNEQQPEKDSACSPSAESQGEVKEEICSEKKPQDVEAEQPREDQETTPKRPGRRGRPSKAAAAAEDPGKKDKKAEEKESEQNDDQEEEEDEEGGEEEKGTATRATTRSASRLEAERNKPSKPSTRASRQNGKEETAAGTRGTRGQAAAAATAKGGRKREASPPAVRTRGGQKSEEPPSKRAKR